One window from the genome of Paramisgurnus dabryanus chromosome 20, PD_genome_1.1, whole genome shotgun sequence encodes:
- the gpr137ba gene encoding G protein-coupled receptor 137Ba, with the protein MEASVQEKVPAGNESLPSLPTLSPAVPPYVKLGLTVAYTIFYSLLFVFVYAQLWLVLRYRHKRFSYQTVFLFLCLLWAALRTLLFSFYFRDCVTANTLGPFAFWLLYCFPVCLQFFTLSLMNLYFAQVIFKAKSKYSPELQKYRFPLYLLSVFISLVFLLVNLTCALLVKMTQVDREIIVLVRVAINDTLFVLCAITLSLSLYKIAKMSLANIYLESKGTSVCQVTIIGVTVILLYASRACYNLVVLVLAKFKNINPFNYDWYNVSDQADLRLTLGDAGYVVFGVILFVWELLPTSLVVFFFRVRKPTQDRNTSVIPGHMFSSRAYFFDNPRRYDSDDDLAWSIIPQNIQNSFRSDSYDWSYNNSRFPTDTEGESHLPPEDLTPY; encoded by the exons ATGGAGGCGTCCGTACAGGAGAAGGTACCAGCGGGAAATGAATCACTGCCATCTCTGCCCACTCTCAGCCCGGCCGTGCCACCTTATGTCAAGCTGGGACTGACGGTGGCTTACACCATCTTCTACTCGCTGCTCTTTGTTTTTGTGTACGCTCAGCTGTGGCTTGTGCTGCGCTACAGACACAAACGTTTCAGTTATCAGACGGTCTTTCTGTTTCTGTGCCTGCTGTGGGCCGCCCTGCGCACCCTGctcttttctttttattttagaGACTGTGTGACGGCCAACACGCTGGGACCGTTTGCTTTCTGGCTGCTTTATTGCTTTCCAGTTTGTCTTCAGTTCTTCACGCTGAGTCTTATGAATCTTTACTTCGCACAG GTGATTTTTAAAGCAAAGTCTAAATATTCACCAGAACTTCAAAAGTACAG GTTTCCTCTGTACCTGCTCTCAGTGTTTATCAGTCTGGTCTTTCTGCTGGTGAATTTGACCTGTGCTCTTCTGGTGAAGATGACACAGGTAGACAGAGAGATCATAGTCCTGGTGCGAGTTGCCATCAATGACACACTGTTTGTCCTTTGTGCCATTACACTGTCACTGTCTCTCTACAAGATCGCCAAGATGTCTTTAGCAAACATCTACCTGGAGTCGAAG GGAACATCTGTGTGTCAGGTGACAATAATCGGAGTGACTGTGATTCTGCTGTATGCATCTCGCGCATGTTATAATCTAGTGGTGCTCGTGCTGGCAAAATTTAAGAACATCAACCCATTTAACTACGACTGGTACAATGTTTCAGACCAA gcAGATCTGAGGTTGACATTGGGAGATGCTGGATATGTAGTTTTTGGGGTCATCCTGTTTGTTTGGGAGCTGTTGCCCACCTCATTGGTGGTCTTCTTCTTCAGAGTTCGTAAGCCAACTCAGGACAGG AATACATCGGTAATCCCTGGACACATGTTCTCATCTAGAGCGTACTTCTTTGACAACCCGCGGCGTTATGACAGTGATGATGATCTAGCATGGAGTATAATACCACAAAACATTCAAAACAG TTTTAGGTCAGACAGTTATGATTGGAGCTATAACAACAGCAGATTCCCTACAGACACTGAGGGAGAATCTCATCTACCACCAGAGGATTTAACTCCATACTAA
- the pkz gene encoding protein kinase containing Z-DNA binding domains isoform X2, with protein METRIVDFIKNNGKSTALTISKALGVDKKIINKHLYQLQKSNLLKMTEGIPPVWDLKENTDDPKSELASDSRSTDTESIEKEVSNILRSGQTGLKAHQIAKDVGQPKKTVNKLLHIMEKKGEVRKSDSNVWMTKSETSLKQYSKSCDDVSVSGLSQCFCDITHLGSGGFGCVFKARHKYDDKMYAVKRVELTKGADSEVKALAQLNHPNIVRYITCWPSSETWASYNDKSSQSSLSLDIVFDGSDHDDISDISSGLESLNTTSESYLFIQMDFCEGGTLTDWIHERNFKEKRRTTEEIYKIFYEIVTGVEYIHSNKLIHRDLKPDNIFFTAEGKVKIGDFGLVAPLMNPNGGSAYRTIGKGTDLYMSPEQENERHYDAKTDIFPLGLIWFEMLWKLSSGMERGKIWPGLRKQTFPEGFCDKHPNEYEFIRKMLSHTPQDRPQAKKIKENLDRFFYTDHVLSQKTR; from the exons ATGGAGACGAGAATCGTTGACTTCATAAAGAATAATGGCAAATCCACGGCTTTAACGATTAGTAAAGCTCTCGGGGtggataaaaaaatcataaataaacatttgtacCAATTACAGAAATCGAATCTGTTAAAAATGACGGAAGGAATACCTCCTGTCTGGGATCTAAAGGAGAACACAGATGATCCCAAATCTGAACTGGCATCTGATTCAAGATCTACTGATACTGAATCTATAGAGAAAGAGGTGAGCAATATCTTAAGATCAGGACAAACAGGATTAAAAGCTCATCAGATAGCCAAAGATGTGGGACAACCGAAGAAAACTGTGAATAAACTTCTGCACATTATGGAGAAAAAGGGTGAGGTACGGAAATCTGACAGTAACGTTTGGATGACCAAGAGTGAAACAAGTCTAAAGCAatacag TAAATCGTGTGATGACGTCAGCGTCTCAGG GTTATCtcagtgtttttgtgacattACACACCTTGGTTCTGGAGGCTTTGGTTGTGTTTTCAAAGCACGGCATAAATACGATGACAAGATGTATGCTGTAAAGAGAGTCGAGTTAACAAA AGGCGCTGATTCTGAGGTCAAGGCTTTGGCTCAATTAAATCATCCAAATATCGTACGTTATATCACATGTTGGCCAAGTTCTGAGACCTGGGCATCATATAACGACAAGTCCAG CCAATCATCTCTTTCATTAGACATAGTCTTTGATGGATCGGATCATGATGACATAAGTGATATTTCATCAGGATTGGAGAGTCTGAATACTACATCAGA ATCATATTTGTTCATTCAGATGGACTTCTGTGAAGGTGGGACATTAACCGACTGGATACATGAGAGAAATTTTAAGGAAAAAAGGAGAACCACAGAagaaatttataaaatattttatgaaattgtCACTGGAGTGGAATACATTCATTCAAACAAACTCATCCATCGAGACCTGAAg CCGgataacatattttttacagctGAAGGCAAAGTGAAAATTGGAGATTTTGGACTGGTGGCGCCTCTGATGAATCCTAATGGTGGCTCTGCTTATAGAACAATAGGAAAAGGAACAGATTTATATATGAGTCCTGAACAG GAAAACGAGAGACATTATGATGCAAAAACAGACATATTTCCCCTTGGACTCATATGGTTTGAGATGTTATGGAAATTGTCTAGTGGCATGGAGAGAGGAAAG aTCTGGCCAGGTTTGAGAAAGCAAACATTTCCAGAAGGATTCTGTGACAAACATCCAAATGAA TATGAATTCATCAGAAAGATGCTCTCACACACACCACAGGACAGGCCACAGGCcaaaaaaataaaggaaaatcTTGACAGATTTTTCTATACAGATCATGTGTTAAGCCAGAAAACAAGATAG
- the pkz gene encoding protein kinase containing Z-DNA binding domains isoform X1 codes for METRIVDFIKNNGKSTALTISKALGVDKKIINKHLYQLQKSNLLKMTEGIPPVWDLKENTDDPKSELASDSRSTDTESIEKEVSNILRSGQTGLKAHQIAKDVGQPKKTVNKLLHIMEKKGEVRKSDSNVWMTKSETSLKQYSKSCDDVSVSGLSQCFCDITHLGSGGFGCVFKARHKYDDKMYAVKRVELTKGADSEVKALAQLNHPNIVRYITCWPSSETWASYNDKSSQSSLSLDIVFDGSDHDDISDISSGLESLNTTSESESAAEPLENPSTDSVDPLNRSYLFIQMDFCEGGTLTDWIHERNFKEKRRTTEEIYKIFYEIVTGVEYIHSNKLIHRDLKPDNIFFTAEGKVKIGDFGLVAPLMNPNGGSAYRTIGKGTDLYMSPEQENERHYDAKTDIFPLGLIWFEMLWKLSSGMERGKIWPGLRKQTFPEGFCDKHPNEYEFIRKMLSHTPQDRPQAKKIKENLDRFFYTDHVLSQKTR; via the exons ATGGAGACGAGAATCGTTGACTTCATAAAGAATAATGGCAAATCCACGGCTTTAACGATTAGTAAAGCTCTCGGGGtggataaaaaaatcataaataaacatttgtacCAATTACAGAAATCGAATCTGTTAAAAATGACGGAAGGAATACCTCCTGTCTGGGATCTAAAGGAGAACACAGATGATCCCAAATCTGAACTGGCATCTGATTCAAGATCTACTGATACTGAATCTATAGAGAAAGAGGTGAGCAATATCTTAAGATCAGGACAAACAGGATTAAAAGCTCATCAGATAGCCAAAGATGTGGGACAACCGAAGAAAACTGTGAATAAACTTCTGCACATTATGGAGAAAAAGGGTGAGGTACGGAAATCTGACAGTAACGTTTGGATGACCAAGAGTGAAACAAGTCTAAAGCAatacag TAAATCGTGTGATGACGTCAGCGTCTCAGG GTTATCtcagtgtttttgtgacattACACACCTTGGTTCTGGAGGCTTTGGTTGTGTTTTCAAAGCACGGCATAAATACGATGACAAGATGTATGCTGTAAAGAGAGTCGAGTTAACAAA AGGCGCTGATTCTGAGGTCAAGGCTTTGGCTCAATTAAATCATCCAAATATCGTACGTTATATCACATGTTGGCCAAGTTCTGAGACCTGGGCATCATATAACGACAAGTCCAG CCAATCATCTCTTTCATTAGACATAGTCTTTGATGGATCGGATCATGATGACATAAGTGATATTTCATCAGGATTGGAGAGTCTGAATACTACATCAGA ATCAGAATCTGCTGCTGAACCTTTAGAAAATCCCAGCACAGACAGTGTGGACCCTTTAAATCG ATCATATTTGTTCATTCAGATGGACTTCTGTGAAGGTGGGACATTAACCGACTGGATACATGAGAGAAATTTTAAGGAAAAAAGGAGAACCACAGAagaaatttataaaatattttatgaaattgtCACTGGAGTGGAATACATTCATTCAAACAAACTCATCCATCGAGACCTGAAg CCGgataacatattttttacagctGAAGGCAAAGTGAAAATTGGAGATTTTGGACTGGTGGCGCCTCTGATGAATCCTAATGGTGGCTCTGCTTATAGAACAATAGGAAAAGGAACAGATTTATATATGAGTCCTGAACAG GAAAACGAGAGACATTATGATGCAAAAACAGACATATTTCCCCTTGGACTCATATGGTTTGAGATGTTATGGAAATTGTCTAGTGGCATGGAGAGAGGAAAG aTCTGGCCAGGTTTGAGAAAGCAAACATTTCCAGAAGGATTCTGTGACAAACATCCAAATGAA TATGAATTCATCAGAAAGATGCTCTCACACACACCACAGGACAGGCCACAGGCcaaaaaaataaaggaaaatcTTGACAGATTTTTCTATACAGATCATGTGTTAAGCCAGAAAACAAGATAG
- the LOC135786718 gene encoding interferon-induced, double-stranded RNA-activated protein kinase-like has translation MSVNDEAEMETRIIDFIKKNGECTALIISKALGVNKNTINTHLYNLGESNLLKVTEGLPPVWDLREETDDPKSELISDSRSIDTVSIKKEMSEILRSGRETGLKAHQIATGVGQPKKTVNKLLHIMEKKGDVRKSDNNLWMATETSLKQFSKLRDDVSVSDLGSRLSQCFHEITQLGSGGFGCVFKARHKLDGKMYAVKVVKLTKGADSEVKALAQLDHPNIVRYITCWQSSETWESYKDKSSQSSSDHDISDGVTSGTKSLDTTSRSLFIQMDFCEGGTLTAWIHERNFMKKQRTTGMYQIFYEIVSGVEYIHSNKLIHRDLKPDNIFFTAEGKVKIGDFGLVAPLMNPNGGSAYRSIGRGTPSYMSPEQENERHYDAKIFPLGLLWFEMLWKLSSGMERAKLWPDLRRQTFPEGFCDKHPNDYEFIRKMLSHTPQDRPQAKEIKENLDRFFCSDQNVLSQKTI, from the exons ATGTCTGTCAATGACGAAGCTGAAATGGAGACGAGAATCATTGACTTCATAAAGAAAAATGGTGAATGCACCGCTTTAATTATCAGTAAAGCTCTCGGGGTAAATAAAAACACCATTAATACTCATTTGTACAATTTAGGGGAATCGAATCTGTTAAAAGTAACAGAAGGACTACCTCCTGTATGGGATCTGAGGGAGGAAACAGATGATCCTAAATCCGAACTGATATCTGATTCAAGATCTATTGATACTGTATCTATAAAGAAAGAGATGAGTGAGATTTTAAGATCAGGACGAGAAACAGGGTTAAAAGCTCATCAGATAGCAACAGGTGTGGGACAACCGAAGAAAACTGTGAATAAACTTCTGCACATTATGGAGAAGAAGGGTGACGTACGGAAATCTGACAATAACCTGTGGATGGCCACTGAAACAAGCCTAAAGCAATtcag TAAATTGCGTGATGACGTCAGCGTCTCAGATTTAGG CTCCAGATTATCTCAGTGTTTTCATGAGATTACACAGCTTGGTTCTGGAGGCTTTGGTTGTGTTTTCAAAGCACGACACAAATTAGATGGCAAGATGTATGCTGTAAAGGTTGTCAAGTTAACAAA AGGCGCTGATTCTGAGGTCAAGGCTTTGGCTCAATTAGATCATCCAAATATTGTACGTTATATCACATGTTGGCAAAGTTCTGAGACCTGGGAATCCTATAAAGACAAGTCCAG CCAATCATCTTCGGATCATGACATAAGTGATGGTGTTACATCAGGAACGAAAAGTCTGGATACAACATCACG ATCTTTGTTCATTCAGATGGACTTCTGTGAGGGTGGGACATTAACTGCATGGATACATGAAAGAAATTTTATGAAAAAACAGAGAACCACAGGAATGTAtcaaatattttatgaaattgtCAGTGGAGTGGAATACATTCATTCAAACAAACTTATCCATCGAGACCTGAAG CCGgataacatattttttacagctGAAGGCAAAGTGAAAATTGGAGATTTTGGACTGGTGGCGCCTCTGATGAATCCCAATGGTGGCTCTGCTTATAGATCTATAGGAAGAGGAACACCTTCATATATGAGTCCTGAACAG GAAAACGAGAGACATTATGATGCAAAAATATTTCCCCTTGGACTCCTATGGTTTGAGATGTTATGGAAATTGTCTAGTGGCATGGAGAGAGCAAAG CTCTGGCCAGATTTAAGAAGGCAAACATTTCCTGAAGGATTCTGTGACAAACATCCAAATGAT TATGAATTCATCAGAAAGATGCTCTCACACACACCACAGGACAGACCACAGGCCAAAGAAATAAAGGAAAATCTTGACAGATTTTTCTGTAGTGATCAGAATGTGTTAAGCCAGAAAACAATTTAA